Proteins encoded within one genomic window of Vanrija pseudolonga chromosome 3, complete sequence:
- the dpp1 gene encoding putative diacylglycerol pyrophosphate phosphatase 1, which yields MGGFRGGQQRPWRWRVFWSYLPDWVLTIVLWGAFYLVDRIDGYRRLFDVNDTSLAHPYAVKERVPVWLLGVLCAVVPAVIIVLTAAARRSFWDAHNGILGLVLSLGLTVTFTDILKITAGRARPDLFDRCQLPETLTSNPTHQLTSWTVCTRTDLLKDGFRSFPSGHSSFAWCGMWYLFLYAAAKLKTYNNKGYTFKSWLLLAPISCASLIAISRTMDYRHHPTDVIAGAVIGVLGAWWGYRQYYPALITPESFEPFSPRIPRDDVLPLHNLGGSENPNDGYGETVPLSHPGAPHLRDTSA from the exons GGCGCGTtctacctcgtcgaccgcatCGACGGCTACCGCCGCCTGTTCGACGTCAACGACACGAGCCTCGCGCACCCGTATGCGGTGAAGGAGCGCGTGCCCGTGTGGCTGCTTGGCGTGCTGTgcgccgtcgtgccggccGTTATCATTGTCCTGACTGC cgccgcgcgccgctcgttcTGGGACGCGCACAACGGTATCCTTGGCCTCGTGCTGTCGCTTGGTCTTACAGTGACCTTCACTGATATCctcaag atcacggccggccgcgcccgccccgaCCTCTTCGACCGCTGCCAGCTGCCCGAGACGCTCACGTCCAACCCGACGCACCAGCTCACCTCGTGGACAGTGTGCACGCGCACCGACCTGCTCAAGGACGGCTTCCGCTCGTTCCCGTCGGGCCACTCGTCCTTTGCATGGTGCGGCATGTGGTACCTGTTCCTgtacgccgcggccaagctcaagacgTACAACAACAAGGGGTACACATTCAAGTCGTGGCTCCTGCTCGCGCCGATCTCGTGCGCGTCGCTCATTGCCATCTCGCGTACCATGGACTACCGCCACCACCCGACCGACGTgatcgccggcgcggtcatcggcgtcctcggcgcctgGTGGGGCTACAGGCAGTACTACCCCGCCCTCATCACCCCCGAGTCGTTCGAGCCATTCAGCCCCCGTATcccccgcgacgacgtcctccccctccacaacctcggcggctcggAGAACCCCAACGACGGCTACGGCGAGACGGTCCCCCTCAGCCACCCGGGCGCTCCCCACCTCCGTGACACGAGCGCATAA